The genomic window AAGATCTAGTTATCAAATTTTAGACAAAAAAATACCGATGACAATGCCATCGGCTTATAAGCTATGAGGAGAGCTTGAATATACAAATTATTACAACAAGCGTTCACAAAAGAACAATTACATTATAGAGTAATCATTCTACTTTTGTAAAGCGCTTTATGTAATTAAATTACATTTTAGTTTTAAAACCACCAAAAAATAATCTTGCATAGTTAATGCGCCTGCTCCCAGTTATCACCAATACCTGCCTCAGCAATGAGGGGTACTTTTAACTTCACCGCATCATTCATAATTTCAACAAGCTTCGCCGTTGTTTCATCAACGATGTCTTGATGAATTTCAAATATCAACTCATCGTGTACTTGCATTGTCATTTGAATACGTGGGTCTTGCTGGATTTGTATCCATTCATCTACAGCTAACATCGCTTTTTTAATGATATCAGCGGCAGTGCCTTGCATAGGTGCATTAATAGCGGCACGTTCAGCGCCTTTTCTACGCATCGCATTTTTAGCTTTAATATCAGGTAAATATAAACGACGACCAAAGCATGTTTCCACAAAACCTTGCTCTGCAGCTTGCTGACGCGTGTCCTCCATGTAAGCCATAACATTAGGGTAACGTTCAAAATACTTATCCATATACTCTTGCGCGCGATGGCGAGGCACATCAAGTTGTTTTGCTAAACCAAACGCTGACATTCCGTAAATCAAACCAAAGTTTACTGCTTTAGCGCTACGGCGTTGATCAACCGTTACCTCGGCCAAATCGACACCAAATATTTCAGCCGCTGTTGCTTTATGCACATCTCGCCCTTCTGAAAAGGCAGAGACTAATCCTGGATCATCAGATAAATGCGCCATAATACGCAGTTCTATTTGAGAATAATCTATCGCGACAATTTTATGATCTTTGGGCGCAATAAAAGCTAAGCGAATTTTTCGACCCTCTTCACTACGAATTGGGATATTTTGAAGATTTGGATCGGTCGAAGATAAGCGCCCTGTTGCCGCAACGGCTTGTTGATAAGAGGTATGTACTCGACCTAACTTGCACACTAACAAAGGAAGCTTGTCAGTGTAAGTCGATTTTAACTTACTCAATCCTCGGTTTTCTAAAATAACTTTCGGTAAAGGGTAATCTAACGCCAGCTCTTGTAACACTTCTTCTGCGGTTGAAGGTGCACCTTTGGGCGTTTTCTTAATAACCGGAATTTTTAACTCTTCAAACAATATTTTTTGTAGTTGCTTGGGTGATGATAAGTTAAACGTTTGTCCGGCAATATCGTGTGCTTGAATTTCTAATTCTTGTAAGCGCATACCAAGTGCATGGCTTTGTTCATTCAACAAATCAGAATCGATTAGCACACCGTGTTGTTCCATACGCGCTAAAATAGGTAACAAAGGCATTTCAATGTCGGTAAATACTGATAATTGATCTTTATTTTTTTCTAACTTAGCATAAATGGCTTGGTGCAAGCGCAAGGTAATATCGGCATCTTCGGCGGCATAATACCCCGCTTTTTCAATTTCAATTTGGTTGAAAGTTAATTTTTTAGCGCCCTTGCCAGCAACTTCTTCAAAACTGACCGTCTTGTAGCCTAAATATTTAGTCGCTAATGCGTCCATATTGTGGCGAGTCGCAACACTGTTTAAACAATAAGACTCGATCATGGTATCAAAAGTAATACCTTGCATTTCAATATCGTAACGTGAAAGCACGTTAACATCATACTTTAAGTTCTGACCGACTTTTGCTTGATTTTTATCTTCGAGAAGTGGTTTTAATTGCGCCAAGACCCAGTCACGGTCGAGCTGTTTGGGTGCATCAGGATAATCATGCATAAGCGGCACATAAGCGGCAGTTCCAGCTTCGACAGAAAACGATAAGCCCACTAACTCGGCTTTCATATAATCAACACTGGTTGT from Colwellia sp. PAMC 20917 includes these protein-coding regions:
- the polA gene encoding DNA polymerase I: MTNSALSPLILVDGSSYLFRAYHVPYLQALSTKDGQPTGAITGVLNMLKSLKKNYPNGNVIVIFDAKGKTFRNDMYPEYKANRPPMPDDLRTQIAPIHEIVAAMGLPLLVIDGVEADDVIGTLAEQASKAGIDTVISTGDKDMAQLVDKHVTLINTMTDVKMDVDGVIEKFGVRPDQIIDYLALMGDKVDNIPGVNKCGPKTAVKWLLEHENLENVMANAENVKGKIGEYLREALEFLPLSYELATIKLDVPLEQTADQLQPGVADVEKLTELYTRFELRRLLADLQNGESAIAGSPGQQPSSVDTIAEETPAADDIETDYQIIFSEAEFTSWLTKLKNADLFAFDTETTSVDYMKAELVGLSFSVEAGTAAYVPLMHDYPDAPKQLDRDWVLAQLKPLLEDKNQAKVGQNLKYDVNVLSRYDIEMQGITFDTMIESYCLNSVATRHNMDALATKYLGYKTVSFEEVAGKGAKKLTFNQIEIEKAGYYAAEDADITLRLHQAIYAKLEKNKDQLSVFTDIEMPLLPILARMEQHGVLIDSDLLNEQSHALGMRLQELEIQAHDIAGQTFNLSSPKQLQKILFEELKIPVIKKTPKGAPSTAEEVLQELALDYPLPKVILENRGLSKLKSTYTDKLPLLVCKLGRVHTSYQQAVAATGRLSSTDPNLQNIPIRSEEGRKIRLAFIAPKDHKIVAIDYSQIELRIMAHLSDDPGLVSAFSEGRDVHKATAAEIFGVDLAEVTVDQRRSAKAVNFGLIYGMSAFGLAKQLDVPRHRAQEYMDKYFERYPNVMAYMEDTRQQAAEQGFVETCFGRRLYLPDIKAKNAMRRKGAERAAINAPMQGTAADIIKKAMLAVDEWIQIQQDPRIQMTMQVHDELIFEIHQDIVDETTAKLVEIMNDAVKLKVPLIAEAGIGDNWEQAH